Below is a genomic region from Salinicoccus roseus.
GAGAAGTCCTCTCCGATTTCACCGGAGACGATTTCGGTGGAGCCTGTAAAATGCTCCTTCAACCCTATATCCTTGGCGACATTGACGAATCCATCGGTTCCTACCGCACGGCGCACATCGAGCTTCCCGGCATTATTGAGTGGGAAATGCACCTGTGGATTCCCAAGGTAGCCGCGGACTTTGCCCTTCGCATTGCTGTCGACGACGATTGCACCGATTGGTCCGCCGCCCTGGACGGTCACCGTCACCTTTTCCTCATTCTTGAGCATGGCGCCCATCATGAGGCCTGCAGTCATCGTACGACCCAGTGCAGCCGCTGCTGTCGGATATGCCCCATGCCTTTCCACTGCTTCATTTACTGTTTCTGTAGTATCTACAGAGAAAATACGAATTTCATCATTCATTCCAATCCCTCTAATCAGGTGGTCCATTGGAATTCCTCCTTATAAATCACCAAAAGTCGCCCGGAGGCGACTTGGCATTAGTTTCTTCTGTTATCTTCTTCCCACCGCTGTTCCTTCTGTCTCTGCCTGTCTGCAAAAGGATTTTCCTCAGTGCTGCGCTCCTGTGGGGATTCCCTCTGTTCAACCGGCTGTTCTCTGCGCTGTTCATCGTAGCGGGAAGTTTCTTCCTCTTCAACCGCATCACGTGATTCCGCTTCGTCTGCATGGTCGCTCAGGCCTTCTTTGACATCTTCATAGGATGGTCCAATCTTGTCATCTTCCGTCTGGCTGTCGTCATAATTGCGCTCCGGCAACTTGCCATGGTAGAAGAGGCCTTCGATCTGTTCACGATCCAATGTTTCTTCAACAAGCAGTGTTTCTGCTATGAGGGTGAGCTGTTCACGGTGTTCCGTCAATATCTCACGGCAGCGTTCATACTGCGTTTTGATGATGTGCTGCATCTCCTGGTCTATCTCGTAGGCGATCCGGTCGGAGTAGTTGGCATCCGACTGCATATCCTTGCCGAGGAAGACCTGGCCGTTGGACTCCCCGAATTGGAGCGGTCCAAGTTTGTCACTCATGCCGTATTCAGTCACCATGCTGCGTGCAATGCCTGTGGACCTCTGGAAGTCGTTATGGGCACCAGTGGATACTTCACCGAAATTGATCTCTTCGGAAACACGGCCCCCAAGCAATCCGACAATCTTGTCTTCGAGCTCAGGTTTCGTCATGAAGTAGCGGTCCTCCTTGGGAAGCATCACTGCATAGCCGCCTGCCTGTCCACGAGGGACGATGGTGACCTTGTGGACCATATCAGCATCATCGAGCACCATGCCGATGACCGTATGGCCGGCTTCGTGGAATGCAACGATATTGCGTTCCTTCTGGGATATGACACGGCTCTTCTTGGCCGGTCCGGCGATGACCCGGTCTGTCGCTTCATCGACATCACGCATATCGATCTTGGTTTTATTCTGCCTTGCAGCAACGAGCGCCGCTTCATTCAGCAGGTTCTCAAGGTCCGCCCCTGAGAAGCCTGGCGTCCTCGCAGCAAGGGCTGCAAGATCCACCGTATCATCGAATGGCTTGCCTTTGGCGTGTACTTTGAGTACCGCCTCACGACCTTTGACATCCGGACGGCCGACAGGGATCTGCCTGTCGAAACGGCCTGGACGGAGCAATGCCGGGTCAAGGATATCGGGTCTGTTGGTTGCTGCGATCATGATGATGCCTTCGTTCTCGCCGAAGCCATCCATCTCTACAAGCAGCTGGTTCAATGTCTGCTCACGTTCATCGTGACCGCCGCCGACGCCTGCACCACGCTGGCGTCCCACTGCATCGATCTCATCGATGAAGATGATGCATGGCGCGTTCTTCTTGGCATTCTCGAACAGGTCACGTACACGGGATGCACCGACACCGACGAACATTTCGACGAAGTCGGAACCACTGATGGAGAAGAAAGGTACGCCCGCTTCTCCGGCCACCGCTTTTGCGATCAGCGTCTTACCTGTACCCGGCGGGCCGACGAGCAGCACACCTTTCGGGATCTTCGCACCGATGCGGTCAAAGCGGCGTGGGTCCTTCAGGAAGTCCACCACTTCGATGAGTTCCTGCTTTTCTTCATCCGCGCCCGCTACATCTTCGAAGCGGACCTTCTTCTTGCTCTGGTCATAGAGCTTAGCCTTGCTCTTGCCGAAGTTCATTACGCGGCCGCCACCGCCACCGCCGCCTTGCGCCTGACTCATCAGGAACAGGAAGAGGAAGAGGATCAGGAGCAGCGGAATGAACGTAAACAGCATGCTTGTCCAAGGGCTCTGCTCTTCAGCAGGTTCAATTGTAAAGTTCAAGTCTTCCTGGGCTCTTGCTGTTTCAAGAATCTGATCCAGGTCCTGAGTGCTGTTGTATGGAATCACAGAGGTGAAGGATTCCTGCTCATTCTGGCCGGCTAGACGGCCTTCGATGAGATATACGTTCTGCTCTGGCTGAATTGTGAGTTCTTCTATATTACCGGCATCCAGTTCTTCAAGGAATTCTCCATATTGGAGTTCCTCCTCAAGTGCTGAATCGCCATTGAAACTTTGAAATATACCAAACATTATTACTGATAATATCAATA
It encodes:
- the ftsH gene encoding ATP-dependent zinc metalloprotease FtsH, producing the protein MPKNVGRNIVLILILSVIMFGIFQSFNGDSALEEELQYGEFLEELDAGNIEELTIQPEQNVYLIEGRLAGQNEQESFTSVIPYNSTQDLDQILETARAQEDLNFTIEPAEEQSPWTSMLFTFIPLLLILFLFLFLMSQAQGGGGGGGRVMNFGKSKAKLYDQSKKKVRFEDVAGADEEKQELIEVVDFLKDPRRFDRIGAKIPKGVLLVGPPGTGKTLIAKAVAGEAGVPFFSISGSDFVEMFVGVGASRVRDLFENAKKNAPCIIFIDEIDAVGRQRGAGVGGGHDEREQTLNQLLVEMDGFGENEGIIMIAATNRPDILDPALLRPGRFDRQIPVGRPDVKGREAVLKVHAKGKPFDDTVDLAALAARTPGFSGADLENLLNEAALVAARQNKTKIDMRDVDEATDRVIAGPAKKSRVISQKERNIVAFHEAGHTVIGMVLDDADMVHKVTIVPRGQAGGYAVMLPKEDRYFMTKPELEDKIVGLLGGRVSEEINFGEVSTGAHNDFQRSTGIARSMVTEYGMSDKLGPLQFGESNGQVFLGKDMQSDANYSDRIAYEIDQEMQHIIKTQYERCREILTEHREQLTLIAETLLVEETLDREQIEGLFYHGKLPERNYDDSQTEDDKIGPSYEDVKEGLSDHADEAESRDAVEEEETSRYDEQRREQPVEQRESPQERSTEENPFADRQRQKEQRWEEDNRRN